A single window of bacterium DNA harbors:
- a CDS encoding DUF86 domain-containing protein, with protein sequence MRDARIYLDDILHSISRIENYVWQMTSEDFESDEKTQDAVIRNLEIIGEAVGKLPDTILLSHSEIEWHKIKALRNILVHEYFGINIEIVWDVVQNKLRQLKSGCADILEELESQE encoded by the coding sequence ATGCGTGATGCTCGGATATATCTCGACGATATCCTGCATTCGATCAGTCGAATCGAGAACTATGTTTGGCAAATGACCTCCGAGGATTTTGAGTCTGATGAGAAAACCCAGGATGCAGTCATACGGAACCTCGAAATTATCGGTGAAGCTGTAGGGAAGCTACCTGATACAATCCTCCTGTCACATTCTGAAATTGAGTGGCACAAAATCAAAGCACTCAGAAATATTCTCGTGCACGAGTATTTCGGGATCAACATCGAGATAGTCTGGGATGTCGTGCAGAACAAGTTACGACAGTTGAAATCCGGTTGTGCTGATATTCTCGAAGAACTCGAATCCCAGGAATGA